A region of Jonquetella anthropi DSM 22815 DNA encodes the following proteins:
- the rsmG gene encoding 16S rRNA (guanine(527)-N(7))-methyltransferase RsmG → MTELNRLNITAAQESMLKEYLSQLCQANGRVRLTGSSDPTVLWQEHVTDCLYLASAVEGTEKIIDVGTGGGLPGVVLAVCFPKSHVTLLDSQKKKAVQLGKIVEALELENVSVISARSEELAAARREEWDCAVARAVCEAPVLAEYLSPLVRQGGCLLAMKGPAWEEEVLPVQGKWSALGLSEPRALPYQLGESARVILRWDKVAAIDKKYPRRPGRAEKIGWWKNA, encoded by the coding sequence GTGACAGAACTTAACCGGTTAAACATAACCGCAGCGCAGGAAAGCATGCTCAAAGAGTACCTCTCCCAATTGTGTCAGGCGAACGGGCGGGTCAGGTTGACCGGCTCATCAGATCCGACCGTGCTTTGGCAGGAACACGTGACCGATTGTTTGTATCTTGCAAGCGCTGTCGAAGGGACAGAAAAAATCATCGACGTTGGAACCGGCGGAGGTCTTCCTGGTGTTGTTCTGGCTGTTTGTTTCCCGAAGTCGCACGTGACCTTGCTGGACAGCCAAAAGAAAAAGGCCGTTCAGCTGGGGAAAATCGTCGAGGCTCTAGAGCTGGAGAACGTCTCTGTCATTTCAGCTAGGTCTGAAGAGCTCGCCGCGGCACGCCGAGAGGAATGGGACTGCGCGGTCGCCCGAGCGGTGTGTGAAGCTCCCGTTCTGGCCGAGTACCTGTCGCCGCTTGTTCGACAAGGCGGCTGTCTACTGGCGATGAAGGGGCCGGCGTGGGAAGAGGAAGTCCTGCCGGTCCAAGGAAAGTGGTCCGCTTTAGGTCTGAGCGAGCCGCGAGCTTTGCCATACCAGCTTGGCGAGTCGGCAAGGGTAATTCTTCGCTGGGACAAGGTGGCCGCGATCGATAAAAAATACCCAAGACGTCCTGGTCGGGCGGAAAAGATCGGATGGTGGAAGAACGCATGA
- a CDS encoding ParB/RepB/Spo0J family partition protein, translated as MAQVGSKRLGRGLSDLLKAPMAETKPEAQGDYAPEYPMENLRPNPEQPRRHFDDEALKELASSIKAHGLLQPILARRLNDGAIIVAGERRYRAAKLAGLLTVPVRFVEADDRRTREMALVENLQREDLKPLELASALRELTEKFGLTQDELSKRLGWSRSAVSNKMRLLSLPQPVADALAGEAITEGHARALLGLESEEAIKRVLSECVRLNWSVRQVENRVRRLCLQQGMPPQRKARCWRPRSAARLARDLGVKCSISGLDEDNSFTLSGLTRLQVKIVCALLEANVDRIKDSAAQKDLAAVQDESADGE; from the coding sequence ATGGCTCAAGTAGGAAGTAAAAGGTTGGGACGCGGACTGTCTGACCTTTTGAAAGCGCCGATGGCCGAAACGAAACCGGAGGCACAAGGAGACTACGCGCCTGAATACCCAATGGAGAACCTTCGCCCCAATCCTGAACAGCCGCGCCGCCACTTTGACGACGAAGCGCTGAAAGAGTTGGCCAGTTCGATAAAAGCACACGGACTTCTTCAGCCGATTCTGGCCCGTCGGCTGAACGACGGGGCGATTATTGTCGCCGGAGAAAGACGTTACCGGGCCGCGAAATTGGCTGGCCTGCTGACGGTTCCGGTTCGGTTTGTCGAGGCCGACGACCGGCGGACGAGGGAAATGGCGTTAGTAGAAAACCTTCAGCGCGAAGACCTGAAACCGTTGGAACTGGCGTCGGCGCTTCGGGAACTGACGGAAAAATTTGGGCTGACGCAGGACGAACTTTCAAAGCGGCTCGGCTGGAGCCGCTCGGCTGTGTCCAACAAAATGAGGTTGCTGTCATTGCCGCAGCCGGTTGCCGATGCCTTAGCTGGGGAGGCGATCACCGAAGGTCACGCGCGCGCCTTGCTTGGCTTAGAAAGCGAAGAGGCCATCAAGCGGGTGCTTTCGGAGTGCGTCAGGCTGAACTGGTCGGTCCGTCAGGTAGAAAATCGGGTGCGCAGGCTCTGCCTGCAGCAGGGAATGCCCCCTCAGCGTAAAGCCAGATGCTGGCGTCCTCGCTCAGCGGCGCGTCTGGCTCGAGATCTAGGCGTCAAGTGCAGCATTTCTGGGCTTGATGAGGACAACTCATTCACTCTGAGCGGGCTGACCCGCTTACAGGTCAAGATCGTTTGCGCCCTGTTGGAAGCAAACGTCGACAGGATAAAAGACAGCGCCGCTCAAAAAGATTTAGCCGCCGTTCAGGACGAATCGGCTGACGGGGAATGA
- a CDS encoding HIT family protein, with the protein METMMAPWRYQYITGPKGDGCPFCAAGSDRERLVLFRGTNCYVMLNAYPYATGHLMVLPFRHVSDICDLREGERTELMELVCRARGCLCRAFHPQGMNVGINLGASAGAGVAGHLHCHLVPRWAGDSNFMQVLSGTSVVPLKLAESWELLKKYWE; encoded by the coding sequence ATGGAAACGATGATGGCCCCATGGCGGTATCAGTACATCACAGGTCCAAAAGGCGACGGCTGTCCGTTTTGCGCTGCCGGCTCCGATCGTGAGAGATTGGTCCTATTCCGAGGAACGAACTGCTACGTCATGTTGAACGCGTATCCCTACGCCACAGGGCATTTAATGGTTCTGCCGTTCCGGCACGTCTCGGACATCTGCGACCTGAGGGAAGGCGAGAGAACCGAATTGATGGAGCTGGTCTGTCGGGCGCGGGGGTGCCTCTGCCGGGCGTTTCACCCGCAGGGAATGAACGTCGGCATCAACCTTGGCGCCTCCGCCGGGGCTGGCGTCGCCGGTCACCTGCACTGTCACTTGGTGCCGCGCTGGGCTGGGGACAGCAACTTCATGCAGGTTCTGAGCGGCACGAGCGTGGTCCCGCTGAAGCTTGCCGAGAGCTGGGAACTTTTGAAAAAGTACTGGGAATGA
- the cbiM gene encoding cobalt transporter CbiM, with translation MHISDGVLSPAALTTGWVIAAAGTAVGLKKINPDKIIRVSLMGSAFFLASLVNVKVGPSCTHLSLLAPIGLVLGWSCFPAMMVALLLQALLFQFGGLLSIGPNTVDVGVPAFLAWLVFSRLILNSTGIKAMVWSFLAGALAVLLCATFVGCFLMLTDTGMIGSAKAVFIAHLPLAAIEGIITAFFTAFLKRSAPDLLLNSQSR, from the coding sequence ATGCACATCTCTGACGGGGTTTTGTCTCCTGCGGCGCTCACGACTGGTTGGGTTATTGCTGCCGCCGGCACCGCCGTCGGCCTGAAAAAAATCAACCCGGACAAGATTATCCGGGTGTCGCTGATGGGATCAGCGTTCTTCCTCGCCTCTCTCGTCAACGTGAAGGTGGGGCCCAGCTGCACACACTTGTCCCTTTTAGCCCCTATCGGACTCGTTCTGGGATGGAGCTGCTTCCCTGCCATGATGGTCGCCCTGCTTCTTCAGGCGCTGTTATTCCAATTTGGCGGGCTGCTCTCCATCGGCCCGAACACGGTTGACGTGGGAGTGCCGGCCTTCTTGGCGTGGCTGGTTTTCTCCCGGCTCATTCTTAACAGCACTGGCATTAAAGCCATGGTCTGGTCGTTTTTAGCCGGCGCTCTGGCAGTCCTTCTCTGCGCCACGTTTGTCGGGTGTTTCCTCATGCTGACGGACACCGGCATGATTGGTTCTGCCAAGGCCGTTTTTATCGCCCACCTGCCTCTGGCGGCTATTGAGGGCATTATTACCGCGTTCTTTACAGCGTTCCTTAAACGCTCGGCTCCAGACCTTCTGCTTAACAGCCAAAGCAGATGA
- a CDS encoding energy-coupling factor ABC transporter ATP-binding protein, translated as MALLKVNNLHYTYPDGTQALRGLSFSLDQGDRLAVVGANGCGKSTMLAHLSGCLVPPPGTLYLHDQEITEKNLKDLRRAAGLIFQDPDDQLFMPTVLEDVGFGLIARQVPREEADRLSLEALKKLSAESLANRPPHRLSGGEKRAVALAGILVMEPELLLLDEPSTALDPRARRRVINLLSQLKRPFILTTHDLDMALDLCNRVAVLSAGQVVAMGGPEILQDGPALERWGLELPLSLSSSR; from the coding sequence ATGGCTTTGCTGAAAGTTAATAATCTACATTACACCTATCCGGATGGAACCCAGGCGCTTCGCGGCCTCTCCTTCTCCCTCGATCAGGGCGACCGGCTCGCCGTTGTCGGAGCGAACGGCTGTGGAAAATCCACCATGTTGGCGCATCTGTCCGGGTGCCTCGTTCCTCCGCCCGGCACGCTGTACCTTCACGACCAAGAAATCACCGAGAAGAATTTGAAGGACCTGCGCCGCGCCGCCGGACTTATCTTTCAGGACCCGGACGACCAGCTGTTCATGCCGACAGTGCTGGAAGACGTCGGGTTCGGGCTCATCGCGCGGCAGGTTCCGCGAGAAGAAGCGGACCGACTTTCCCTTGAAGCGCTGAAAAAACTCAGCGCCGAAAGCTTGGCCAATCGCCCGCCGCACCGGCTGTCCGGCGGAGAAAAGCGCGCCGTCGCGTTGGCCGGCATTTTGGTCATGGAGCCTGAGCTCCTTCTCCTCGACGAACCGTCCACAGCATTGGACCCCAGAGCGCGCCGCCGGGTCATTAACCTGCTCTCCCAGTTGAAGCGCCCCTTTATCTTGACAACTCACGACTTGGACATGGCGCTTGACCTGTGCAACCGAGTTGCCGTGCTCAGCGCCGGACAGGTCGTCGCCATGGGAGGGCCGGAAATCCTTCAGGACGGCCCAGCGCTGGAACGTTGGGGACTTGAACTGCCCCTGAGCCTGTCTTCTTCCCGATAG
- a CDS encoding IMPACT family protein has protein sequence MTDSFCRLVSGGKAVYKVRRSEFIAAVYPASSVEAAQRAVEEVKAEQRNATHNCWAWRTEPIGRRSEASSDDGEPAGTAGRPILGELCRLDLWDAVVIVTRYFGGVKLGPRGLIEAYSFAASEAIGHAQKEFFLAGRQVTLVTDYERQTALAGLLRRHGLEGPGQEAEREYGETVKIRLFVPLSRVLSVTEATGSYEWNRLLVEAPALGGPLWRKAPAEE, from the coding sequence ATGACCGACTCGTTTTGCCGGCTCGTATCCGGTGGAAAAGCGGTATACAAGGTGCGCCGGTCCGAGTTTATAGCCGCCGTTTACCCTGCCTCTTCGGTTGAAGCGGCGCAGCGGGCGGTTGAGGAAGTCAAGGCGGAGCAGAGGAACGCAACGCACAACTGCTGGGCTTGGCGAACAGAGCCAATTGGCAGACGGTCCGAAGCATCCAGTGACGACGGCGAGCCGGCAGGAACAGCCGGACGTCCAATTCTAGGTGAGTTGTGCCGGCTTGACCTGTGGGACGCCGTCGTTATTGTGACCCGTTACTTTGGCGGCGTTAAGCTCGGCCCGCGCGGTCTCATTGAAGCCTACAGCTTCGCGGCGTCGGAGGCCATAGGTCACGCCCAAAAGGAGTTTTTCCTGGCTGGTCGCCAAGTTACCCTCGTCACGGACTACGAACGACAAACGGCCTTAGCTGGATTGCTGCGCCGCCACGGGCTGGAAGGTCCCGGGCAGGAGGCCGAACGGGAATACGGTGAGACGGTCAAGATACGTCTGTTTGTGCCGCTCTCGCGCGTCCTGTCGGTCACGGAAGCGACGGGCTCCTACGAGTGGAATCGCCTGTTAGTTGAGGCCCCTGCATTGGGTGGCCCCCTTTGGCGCAAAGCGCCCGCTGAGGAGTAG
- a CDS encoding energy-coupling factor transporter transmembrane component T — protein MSLDALRSDSAVVSPFDGIDGRVRFCCGILTALSLAALKSWPALAVGVSLPFVLVLFYGIQRYWPTAWRMLIVGAITTLLIGLTWTGGSPRVAVVFSPEGTMMGFKIAARLLLISACLVPLVTAMGVAGIEAAMAGLGVAEKFRILLLLMLRYSLMMAQTTSDKMRALHLRGPEAPLLVRLNGHACSLGSSLVGCSDRGERSWQALQCRGGLAGFNRARRHKIGAKEYGLIAVSAVWTAVVWGVELWLC, from the coding sequence ATGAGTCTCGACGCCTTGCGCAGCGACTCGGCCGTCGTCTCGCCGTTTGACGGGATTGACGGTCGAGTTCGCTTCTGCTGTGGGATTTTAACAGCCCTGAGCCTTGCGGCGCTGAAAAGTTGGCCAGCTCTGGCGGTCGGCGTTTCCCTGCCTTTCGTACTCGTTCTTTTTTACGGCATTCAGCGATACTGGCCAACCGCCTGGCGAATGCTGATCGTCGGGGCGATCACAACCCTGCTGATCGGGCTCACATGGACCGGCGGTTCCCCTCGCGTCGCCGTCGTGTTCTCCCCCGAAGGGACGATGATGGGCTTCAAAATAGCCGCACGGCTACTGCTCATCTCCGCCTGCCTCGTGCCGCTCGTCACCGCCATGGGTGTCGCAGGAATCGAAGCGGCTATGGCCGGACTCGGCGTCGCCGAGAAATTTCGCATTCTCCTTCTGCTTATGCTTCGTTACTCGCTGATGATGGCTCAGACAACCTCTGACAAAATGCGCGCGCTGCACCTTCGAGGGCCGGAAGCGCCTCTGCTGGTCCGCCTGAACGGGCACGCTTGTTCGCTGGGGAGCTCCCTCGTCGGATGTTCGGATCGCGGCGAGCGCTCATGGCAGGCGCTCCAGTGCCGCGGCGGTCTGGCAGGTTTTAACAGAGCGCGTCGTCATAAAATCGGCGCTAAAGAGTACGGCCTTATCGCCGTCAGCGCCGTTTGGACTGCTGTTGTCTGGGGGGTTGAGCTATGGCTTTGCTGA
- a CDS encoding ParA family protein: MVEERMKVITVINQKGGVGKTTTVVNLSAELSRLGYRILTVDSDPQGNCSSGLGWGKEPGPTMYECLVDGVPAREAIVSTAWGPDLLPSGVSLAGAELDLAPLMSRENRLLRCLQGVWTDYDAALVDCPPALGLLTVNAMTAASVILVPIQCEYYAMEGLTLLDRTIQTVRLNLNPELKIDGILLTMYDQRTRLADEVAGQIREVFGSAVLNTVIPRNVALAEAPSFGQPVGIYASSSRGAEAYRQLAQEVEDKWLK, encoded by the coding sequence ATGGTGGAAGAACGCATGAAGGTCATAACGGTGATTAATCAAAAAGGCGGCGTTGGGAAAACGACGACGGTCGTCAACCTGTCCGCTGAGCTGTCGCGCCTTGGGTATCGAATCTTAACAGTTGACTCGGATCCGCAGGGCAACTGCTCCAGCGGGTTAGGCTGGGGAAAAGAACCGGGACCGACCATGTACGAGTGCCTTGTGGACGGAGTGCCCGCCCGCGAGGCGATCGTTTCGACCGCTTGGGGGCCGGACCTTCTTCCGTCGGGAGTCTCTTTGGCCGGCGCTGAGCTCGACCTAGCGCCGCTGATGAGCAGAGAAAATAGGCTTTTACGGTGCCTTCAGGGTGTCTGGACCGACTACGATGCCGCCCTTGTGGACTGCCCCCCCGCGCTTGGCCTGTTGACCGTCAACGCGATGACGGCGGCTTCGGTGATTCTCGTGCCGATTCAGTGTGAGTATTACGCCATGGAAGGGCTGACACTGCTCGATCGAACAATTCAGACGGTGCGGCTCAACCTGAACCCAGAGCTGAAGATTGACGGCATTCTTTTGACGATGTATGACCAGCGCACGCGGTTGGCCGACGAGGTGGCAGGGCAAATACGGGAGGTTTTCGGGTCTGCCGTACTGAACACGGTCATCCCCAGAAACGTTGCCCTTGCCGAAGCGCCGAGCTTTGGCCAGCCAGTTGGAATATATGCTTCGTCAAGTCGAGGCGCTGAGGCGTACCGTCAATTGGCTCAGGAGGTGGAAGATAAATGGCTCAAGTAG